One window of Streptomyces sp. FIT100 genomic DNA carries:
- a CDS encoding DUF3662 and FHA domain-containing protein, which yields MGVLKRFEQRLEGLVNGTFAKVFKSEVQPVEIAGALQRECDNNATIWNRERTVVPNDFIVELSAPDFERLSPYSGQLGDELAGLVRDYAKQQRYTFMGPIKVHLEKADDLDTGLYRVRSRTLASSTSQSPADRAPARPGGPGAGAGVGAGPQGSYAGGPQGGGYGYPPAGAPPMPSAPPPGMSRPGQAPADHPPATAPGPMPGAQVRRWIEINGTRHQISRPTMVLGRSTDADVRIDDPGVSRRHCEIRTGTPSTIQDLGSTNGIVVDGQHTTRATLRDGSRIVVGSTTIVYRQAEG from the coding sequence ATGGGAGTCCTGAAGCGTTTCGAACAAAGACTCGAAGGTCTCGTCAACGGCACCTTCGCGAAGGTCTTCAAGTCCGAGGTCCAGCCGGTCGAGATCGCGGGCGCCCTCCAGCGCGAGTGCGACAACAACGCGACCATCTGGAACCGCGAGCGAACCGTCGTGCCCAACGACTTCATCGTGGAGCTGAGCGCACCGGACTTCGAGCGCCTCAGCCCCTACTCGGGCCAGCTCGGCGACGAACTCGCGGGCCTGGTCCGGGACTACGCCAAGCAGCAGCGGTACACCTTCATGGGACCGATCAAGGTCCATCTGGAGAAGGCCGACGACCTGGACACCGGTCTGTACCGGGTCCGCAGCCGCACGCTCGCTTCGAGCACGTCGCAGTCGCCCGCCGACCGCGCACCCGCCCGGCCCGGAGGCCCCGGAGCCGGAGCCGGAGTGGGAGCGGGCCCACAGGGCTCCTACGCGGGCGGCCCGCAGGGCGGCGGCTACGGCTACCCGCCTGCCGGTGCCCCTCCCATGCCGTCCGCACCGCCGCCGGGCATGAGCCGGCCGGGCCAGGCGCCCGCCGACCACCCGCCGGCCACGGCCCCCGGCCCGATGCCGGGCGCCCAGGTGCGCCGCTGGATCGAGATCAACGGCACCCGCCACCAGATCTCCCGCCCGACGATGGTGCTGGGCCGCAGCACCGACGCCGACGTGCGGATCGACGACCCCGGCGTTTCCCGCCGGCACTGCGAGATCCGGACCGGAACGCCCTCGACGATCCAGGATCTCGGGTCCACCAACGGCATCGTGGTGGACGGGCAGCACACCACCCGCGCTACGCTCCGCGACGGCTCGCGGATCGTCGTGGGCAGCACCACCATCGTTTACCGGCAAGCCGAAGGGTGA
- a CDS encoding sensor histidine kinase has protein sequence MTTRAERITPHGSGITPRRIPAPVLDAALVVAALLDVWVNVDPDESLRMAAALVAAFSLLLRRRLPLVTFLLTLPAVLLSDAIFAALAGLYTLASLTRSRWLLGLCALAFTVSNLTTWPALDFDLSKPSTIIALGYTAATAAAPVFLGQLVQTRRDLSLRIAEISEARDHERLLTAQTALAKERAQLAREMHDVVSHQVSLIAVRAGALQVGTQDAEVKEAAATIRRLSVQTLDELRHMVSVLRAAGGRPTELTPQPSLADLQRLVDSSGIEAQLQTDLPDGLAPTVQRALYRTVQEALTNVRKHAPGAAATVRIGHQTGTVHATVTNTAPTRPPLPLPSAHYGLVGLRQRAALLGGTVTSGPTADGGYELRLELPAGSGPP, from the coding sequence ATGACCACCCGAGCAGAGCGGATCACGCCCCATGGATCGGGGATCACCCCGCGCCGCATCCCCGCCCCGGTGCTGGACGCCGCCCTCGTCGTGGCGGCACTGCTCGATGTCTGGGTCAACGTCGACCCCGACGAGTCGCTGCGCATGGCGGCCGCCCTGGTCGCCGCCTTCTCCCTGCTCCTGCGCCGCCGGCTGCCCCTGGTCACCTTCCTGCTCACGCTGCCCGCCGTGCTGCTCTCCGACGCGATCTTCGCCGCGCTGGCCGGGCTGTACACGCTCGCCTCGCTCACCCGCAGCCGTTGGCTGCTGGGCCTGTGCGCGCTGGCGTTCACCGTCAGCAACCTGACCACCTGGCCCGCACTGGACTTCGACCTGTCGAAGCCATCGACCATCATCGCGCTCGGCTACACCGCGGCGACGGCGGCCGCTCCCGTCTTCCTCGGCCAGCTCGTCCAGACCCGGCGCGATCTGTCCCTGCGGATCGCGGAGATCTCCGAGGCGCGCGACCACGAGCGGCTGCTGACCGCCCAGACCGCGCTGGCCAAGGAACGCGCGCAGCTCGCCCGGGAGATGCACGACGTGGTCTCCCACCAGGTCAGCCTGATCGCGGTGCGGGCCGGGGCGCTCCAGGTCGGCACCCAGGACGCCGAGGTCAAGGAGGCCGCGGCCACGATCCGGCGGCTGAGCGTGCAGACCCTGGACGAGCTGCGGCACATGGTCAGCGTCCTGCGCGCCGCCGGCGGCCGGCCCACCGAGCTCACCCCGCAGCCGTCCCTGGCCGATCTGCAGCGGCTGGTCGACAGCAGCGGTATCGAGGCTCAGCTGCAGACGGATCTGCCCGACGGCCTTGCGCCGACGGTCCAACGGGCCCTCTACCGCACCGTGCAGGAGGCGCTGACGAACGTACGCAAGCACGCCCCCGGCGCCGCCGCGACCGTCCGCATCGGCCACCAGACCGGCACCGTCCACGCCACGGTCACCAACACGGCACCGACCCGGCCTCCGCTCCCCCTGCCCAGTGCCCACTACGGCCTGGTCGGTCTGCGGCAGCGCGCCGCGCTCCTCGGCGGCACCGTCACCTCGGGCCCGACGGCCGACGGCGGCTACGAGCTGCGCCTTGAGCTCCCGGCCGGATCAGGGCCACCGTGA
- a CDS encoding response regulator transcription factor, with protein MIRVMVVDDEALIRSGFQHILDTAEDIEVVAAVQGGQALRTAEEVRPDVVLLDIRMPDVDGLTVLAGLRKLPHPPVVAMLTTFDMDEYVATALRSGAAGFLLKDTDPEGLPFLVRALAEGGTVLSSKVTRTVVDGYLEAGCQENATHCLDRLTERERAVLALVAEGLSNSDIAARMHLSTGTVKDHVSAILTKLEVGGRVQAALLAERAGLLRPPRDRRPQPDQRYQGDQPGQPPYQREPRDQERG; from the coding sequence GTGATCCGGGTGATGGTGGTCGACGACGAGGCCCTGATCCGATCGGGCTTTCAGCACATCCTCGACACGGCGGAAGACATCGAGGTCGTGGCGGCGGTACAGGGCGGCCAGGCCCTCCGGACGGCCGAGGAGGTACGTCCCGACGTCGTACTGCTGGACATCCGCATGCCGGACGTGGACGGGCTGACCGTCCTGGCCGGCCTCCGGAAGCTGCCGCACCCTCCGGTGGTGGCCATGCTCACGACGTTCGACATGGACGAGTACGTGGCGACGGCCCTCCGCTCGGGCGCGGCGGGCTTCCTGCTGAAGGACACCGACCCCGAGGGGCTGCCGTTCCTGGTGCGGGCCCTGGCCGAGGGCGGCACCGTACTGTCGTCCAAGGTCACCCGGACCGTCGTGGACGGCTATCTGGAGGCCGGCTGCCAGGAGAACGCCACCCACTGCCTCGACCGGCTCACCGAACGCGAGCGCGCCGTCCTCGCCCTGGTCGCCGAGGGGCTGTCGAACAGCGACATCGCCGCGCGGATGCACCTGAGCACCGGCACGGTCAAGGACCATGTCAGCGCCATTCTGACCAAGCTGGAGGTGGGCGGCCGCGTCCAGGCCGCCCTGCTCGCCGAACGGGCCGGCCTTCTCCGACCGCCCCGGGACCGGCGGCCCCAGCCGGACCAGCGGTACCAGGGCGACCAGCCGGGCCAGCCGCCGTACCAAAGGGAACCGCGGGATCAGGAGAGAGGATGA
- a CDS encoding alpha/beta fold hydrolase has product MDTFSFHGSDGCSLHAATLGTGPTVVLLHGEGRDHQSLVPLARRLAESYTVVLPDIRGYGRSVCTDPARHTWAQYIDDVVALLSHLGLCEAALGGTGMGGTITLRTAAVHPEYIRAGVVISAEGIEDDAGHEAETALRESFAARVRDEGIDAAWRPILPRLAPVVGNLVRDAIPRSDPDSIAAACAIGRDRAFASVADLAAISVPTLIIPGSDHRHPPASAEQIARALPHGHLANIALSADLCTAEDLAQRMAPAMWAFLATHLTLRPAMLPV; this is encoded by the coding sequence ATGGACACGTTCAGCTTCCACGGCAGCGATGGTTGCTCCCTGCACGCCGCCACGCTCGGGACGGGACCGACCGTCGTCCTGCTGCACGGCGAGGGCCGGGACCACCAGAGCCTCGTCCCCCTGGCCCGTCGGCTCGCCGAGAGCTACACGGTCGTCCTGCCGGACATCCGCGGTTACGGGCGCTCGGTGTGCACCGACCCCGCCCGGCACACATGGGCGCAGTACATCGACGACGTCGTGGCCCTCCTCAGCCATCTGGGACTCTGCGAGGCGGCCCTGGGCGGTACCGGGATGGGCGGCACCATCACGCTGCGCACCGCTGCCGTCCATCCCGAGTACATCAGGGCCGGCGTCGTCATCAGCGCCGAGGGCATCGAGGACGACGCCGGGCACGAGGCCGAGACGGCGTTGCGGGAAAGCTTCGCGGCGCGCGTGCGCGACGAGGGGATCGACGCCGCCTGGCGGCCCATCCTGCCGCGCCTCGCGCCGGTGGTCGGGAACCTGGTTCGCGACGCCATACCCCGCTCGGACCCCGACAGCATCGCCGCGGCCTGCGCGATCGGCCGCGACCGGGCCTTCGCCAGCGTCGCCGACCTGGCCGCGATCTCGGTTCCGACGCTGATCATCCCGGGCAGCGACCACCGGCACCCGCCGGCCTCGGCCGAGCAGATCGCCCGCGCCCTCCCCCACGGGCACCTCGCCAACATCGCTCTCTCCGCCGACCTGTGCACGGCCGAGGACCTGGCGCAGAGGATGGCGCCGGCCATGTGGGCCTTCCTCGCCACGCATCTCACTCTGCGCCCGGCGATGCTTCCGGTCTGA
- a CDS encoding nitroreductase: MHNAQPWTFRFLRESGVLQLRGDPDRTMPRTDPAPHRALHLGCGAALFNLRVAAAHAGREALTTLLPDPADPWLLAEVSVAGSRPDDDDLAALHPAIHRRHTSRFPFTDEEVPEAILDGLRGAALLEGARLYVPDAWHVRSVLDLVHDAEGREAADAAARAETARWTEAGPGTGAGSGTGAEAGTGTGAGTRDGKGEDARQDGIPAYAFGPRQHDVTAPVRDFAGRRLLPGRGTAAFEKQPCLALLGTVHDRPADWLRAGQALERILLQATLDGLVTSLTSQALEWPDLRWAVRDPGSAMGHVHMVIRLGYGPTGPATPRRPVPDVLDIV; encoded by the coding sequence ATGCACAACGCACAGCCCTGGACGTTCCGCTTCCTGCGTGAAAGCGGCGTGCTGCAACTGCGCGGCGATCCGGACCGTACGATGCCGAGGACCGACCCGGCGCCGCACCGGGCGCTCCATCTCGGCTGCGGGGCCGCGCTGTTCAATCTGCGGGTGGCGGCCGCGCACGCCGGTCGGGAAGCCCTGACCACGTTGCTGCCCGACCCCGCCGATCCCTGGCTGCTCGCCGAGGTGAGCGTGGCCGGGTCCCGTCCTGACGACGACGATCTCGCCGCCCTCCACCCGGCGATCCACCGCCGTCACACCAGCCGGTTCCCGTTCACCGACGAGGAGGTCCCGGAGGCCATCCTGGACGGCCTGCGCGGCGCCGCGCTGCTGGAGGGCGCCCGGCTGTACGTACCCGACGCATGGCACGTGCGGTCGGTACTGGACCTGGTCCACGACGCCGAAGGCCGCGAGGCGGCGGACGCAGCGGCACGAGCGGAGACGGCCCGCTGGACCGAAGCCGGGCCCGGAACCGGAGCCGGAAGCGGGACCGGAGCCGAAGCCGGGACCGGGACCGGAGCCGGGACCCGGGACGGAAAGGGCGAGGACGCCCGGCAGGACGGAATCCCCGCCTACGCCTTCGGCCCCCGCCAGCACGATGTGACCGCCCCCGTACGGGACTTCGCCGGCCGCAGGCTGCTCCCCGGCCGCGGCACCGCCGCCTTCGAGAAGCAGCCCTGTCTCGCTCTCCTCGGCACCGTCCACGACCGTCCCGCCGACTGGCTGCGAGCCGGCCAGGCGCTGGAACGCATCCTGCTCCAGGCCACCCTGGACGGCCTGGTCACCTCGCTGACCTCGCAGGCCCTCGAATGGCCCGACCTGCGCTGGGCCGTACGCGACCCGGGGTCGGCGATGGGCCACGTACACATGGTCATCCGCCTCGGATACGGCCCCACGGGACCGGCGACACCGCGCCGCCCGGTCCCCGATGTCCTCGACATCGTGTGA
- a CDS encoding GAF domain-containing sensor histidine kinase, giving the protein MGRDDQDESGRIPRLRFDELLEELQVRVDEVRGTRDRLNGLLEAVLSVGRGLDLSQVLREIVGAAVVLVDAEYGALGVIGDDKRLSEFLPVGISDDLRAEIGDLPSGHGLLGELIRHPVPLRLPELSEHAASAGFPAHHPPMHSFLGVPIRVGNEVFGNLYLTEKRGGVEFDGEDEAVLSTLAVAAGIAIENARLFEEVRLRARWQAASAEFTGALLSGSSETQVLEMMLDRARQIARAELGLVYLAEPDGSLRCAFALGHGAERHLGVVLPGGKGTFAWAAMSSEGGLVTTPDASGDPRVTFKPERWKGCGPTVAVLVGERERMRGVLILARGVGRPVFTGTETAPLSGFAGQAALALELAERRRDAEQMSLLADHDRIARDLHDLAIQRLFATGMTLQSAQRFVQHPEAAERLGRAIDDLDATIKIIRSTIFGLREHEAPGVPAGLRVRAVRAAEEATSVLGFAPGLRMEGLIDTDVPRPVADEAVAVLGEALANVARHARATTADISLVAQGGALTVTVTDDGVGISQDADVTRSGRRSGLRNMEERALRLGGELSVAPGATGGTRLVWRVPLG; this is encoded by the coding sequence ATGGGCCGGGACGACCAGGACGAGTCGGGCCGGATTCCGCGGCTGCGGTTCGACGAGCTGCTCGAAGAGCTCCAGGTGCGCGTCGACGAGGTCCGCGGCACCAGGGACCGGCTCAACGGGCTGCTGGAGGCGGTCCTGTCCGTCGGCCGGGGGCTTGATCTCTCGCAGGTGCTCCGCGAGATCGTGGGGGCTGCGGTCGTCCTCGTGGACGCGGAGTACGGCGCACTCGGAGTGATCGGCGACGACAAGCGGCTGTCCGAGTTCCTGCCGGTGGGCATCAGCGACGATCTGCGCGCGGAGATCGGCGACCTGCCGTCCGGGCACGGACTGCTGGGCGAGCTGATCCGGCACCCCGTGCCGCTCCGGCTGCCCGAGCTGTCGGAGCACGCCGCCTCCGCCGGTTTCCCCGCACACCATCCACCGATGCACTCGTTCCTGGGGGTGCCCATCAGGGTGGGCAACGAGGTGTTCGGCAACCTCTACCTCACGGAGAAGCGCGGAGGGGTCGAGTTCGACGGCGAGGACGAGGCGGTGCTCTCGACCCTCGCCGTGGCGGCGGGCATCGCCATCGAGAACGCGCGTCTCTTCGAGGAGGTCCGGCTCAGGGCCCGATGGCAGGCCGCGAGCGCGGAGTTCACCGGCGCACTGCTGTCCGGCTCCTCGGAGACACAGGTGCTGGAGATGATGCTGGACCGCGCGCGGCAGATCGCCAGAGCCGAGCTGGGCCTCGTCTACCTGGCCGAGCCGGACGGGAGTCTGCGCTGCGCGTTCGCCCTCGGCCATGGCGCCGAGCGGCATCTCGGCGTGGTGCTGCCCGGCGGCAAAGGGACGTTCGCATGGGCGGCGATGTCGAGCGAGGGCGGGCTGGTCACCACGCCCGACGCGTCCGGCGACCCGCGCGTGACGTTCAAGCCGGAGCGGTGGAAGGGCTGCGGCCCCACGGTGGCCGTCCTGGTGGGCGAGCGGGAGCGGATGCGGGGCGTTCTGATACTCGCCCGCGGCGTCGGCAGGCCGGTCTTCACGGGTACGGAGACCGCGCCGCTGTCCGGGTTCGCGGGCCAGGCCGCGCTCGCGCTCGAACTGGCCGAACGGCGGCGCGATGCCGAGCAGATGAGCCTGCTGGCCGACCACGACAGGATCGCCAGGGACCTGCACGACCTCGCGATCCAGCGGTTGTTCGCGACCGGTATGACGCTCCAGAGCGCGCAACGCTTTGTGCAGCACCCGGAGGCTGCCGAACGACTGGGGCGGGCGATCGACGACCTCGACGCCACCATCAAGATCATTCGGTCGACGATCTTCGGGCTCCGTGAGCACGAGGCCCCCGGTGTACCGGCCGGGCTGCGGGTCCGTGCCGTACGCGCGGCCGAGGAGGCCACGTCGGTCCTGGGTTTCGCCCCAGGACTGCGGATGGAGGGACTGATCGACACGGACGTACCGCGCCCGGTCGCCGACGAGGCCGTGGCCGTGCTCGGCGAGGCCCTCGCCAATGTCGCCCGCCACGCGCGCGCCACGACGGCCGACATCTCGCTCGTCGCCCAGGGCGGCGCGCTCACGGTGACTGTGACGGACGACGGCGTGGGCATTTCACAGGACGCGGACGTCACACGGAGCGGACGGCGCAGCGGGCTGCGCAACATGGAGGAGCGCGCCCTGAGGCTGGGCGGTGAGCTGAGCGTGGCGCCGGGGGCCACGGGGGGTACCCGGCTCGTGTGGCGGGTGCCGCTGGGGTGA
- a CDS encoding hydrogenase maturation protease, with protein sequence MSPPTRIALIGLGNDFRHDDGVGWAVIDELRRRATQRPLPLEAELSTCNGDPGLLIALWQEADLAVVIDAAHAQPDDPGRISRIEVSGRRNGHPSSTEPHGPVLREGIELSRALGRMPRRLVVYAVQGANSSLGHGLSPIVASKVGLVAMSIEEELLGLTGDGTYRSDGTYRSNGAPV encoded by the coding sequence ATGAGCCCCCCTACACGGATCGCCCTCATCGGCCTCGGCAACGACTTCAGGCACGACGACGGCGTGGGCTGGGCGGTCATCGACGAGCTCCGGAGGCGAGCCACGCAGCGTCCCCTCCCCCTCGAAGCCGAGCTCAGCACCTGCAACGGGGACCCGGGCCTGCTCATCGCGCTGTGGCAGGAGGCAGACCTGGCAGTGGTCATCGACGCCGCCCACGCCCAGCCGGATGACCCTGGGCGGATCAGCCGGATAGAAGTGTCCGGCCGTCGAAACGGGCACCCCTCGTCGACGGAACCCCATGGCCCTGTGCTCCGTGAGGGCATCGAGCTCTCCCGCGCCCTCGGGCGCATGCCGCGGCGGCTGGTCGTATATGCCGTACAGGGCGCCAACTCATCACTGGGTCATGGGCTGTCGCCCATCGTGGCGTCCAAGGTCGGGCTCGTCGCCATGAGTATCGAAGAGGAGCTCCTTGGCCTGACCGGTGACGGAACGTACCGGAGTGATGGCACGTACCGGAGTAACGGAGCCCCGGTGTGA
- a CDS encoding FMN-dependent NADH-azoreductase, whose translation MATLLHIDSAVFPQGSASRDVTAAFVKSWLEAHPEGEVVYRDLAANPLPHLDITAVSAGADDALRSELAAELAAADAVLIGAPMYNFTIPSTLKAWLDQVIIVGHNAGPGVSAGIPITVVASRGGSYAPGTPREDFEFVQNYLEKVLNGMFGAEVDFIVPEMTLAPMKPEMAEFIPLAEASRTKAFEEAEQKAKELATRLAA comes from the coding sequence ATGGCCACGCTGCTGCACATCGATTCCGCCGTCTTTCCCCAGGGCTCTGCATCGCGCGACGTCACGGCCGCCTTTGTGAAGTCCTGGCTGGAAGCGCACCCCGAGGGCGAGGTCGTCTACCGGGATCTGGCCGCCAACCCGCTGCCCCATCTGGACATCACCGCCGTCTCCGCGGGAGCGGACGATGCGCTCCGCTCCGAGCTCGCCGCCGAACTCGCGGCCGCGGACGCGGTACTGATCGGTGCCCCCATGTACAACTTCACGATCCCCTCCACGCTCAAGGCATGGCTGGACCAGGTGATCATCGTCGGCCACAACGCCGGCCCCGGCGTCTCCGCGGGCATCCCGATCACCGTGGTCGCCAGCCGTGGCGGCTCGTACGCCCCCGGCACCCCGCGGGAGGACTTCGAGTTCGTACAGAACTACCTGGAGAAGGTCCTGAACGGGATGTTCGGCGCCGAGGTCGACTTCATCGTTCCCGAGATGACGCTGGCACCGATGAAGCCCGAGATGGCCGAGTTCATCCCGCTCGCCGAGGCGTCTCGCACCAAGGCGTTCGAGGAGGCCGAGCAGAAGGCGAAGGAACTGGCGACGCGCCTGGCGGCGTAA
- a CDS encoding helix-turn-helix domain-containing protein, translating into MADHGEHDCKKVDGSITRVFGLLGKRWTGPIVSVLMQRPVHFAELRRAIPGISERMLSDRLTELGAAGLVVREVDEGPPLRVAYRLTEAGTALEPALKELGRWAEAHLPGGVGGMRGEGGPC; encoded by the coding sequence ATGGCGGACCACGGCGAGCACGACTGCAAGAAGGTCGACGGGTCGATCACGCGTGTCTTCGGACTGCTCGGAAAGCGTTGGACCGGCCCGATCGTGTCGGTGCTGATGCAGCGGCCGGTGCACTTCGCCGAGCTGCGCAGGGCGATCCCCGGCATCAGCGAGCGCATGCTGTCCGACCGGCTCACGGAGCTGGGGGCTGCCGGACTGGTCGTGCGCGAGGTCGACGAAGGTCCGCCGCTGCGCGTCGCGTACCGGCTGACGGAAGCCGGTACGGCGCTGGAGCCCGCGCTCAAGGAACTCGGACGCTGGGCGGAGGCGCATCTGCCGGGCGGTGTGGGCGGCATGCGGGGAGAGGGCGGGCCCTGCTGA
- a CDS encoding DUF2252 domain-containing protein yields MGEVETVVPVQRSASGGVRVPEIAGFAARAAGGASDSPKVTGKALRARVPRSSHDTLIIGAGRPDAVQAVEESSRDRVPELAPIRVGRMAATPFAFLRGSAGLMAHDLVTTPVTGVVAQICGDAHAANFGLYGDVRGRLVIDLNDFDETAAGPWEWDLKRLAASIVLAGREAGADEDTCRKAAFDVAGAYRRTMRLLARLPVLDAWNAIADEELVSHTDARDLLGTLERVSEKARSNTSARFAAKSTEAGPDGGRRFVDAPPVLRRVADEEAAAVASSLGEYLETLSEDRLPLLARYAIHDVAFRVVGTGSVGTRSYVVLLIDHRGEPLVLQVKEARPSALLPHLEAAGFEAPEPVHEGRRVVLGQKRMQVVSDILLGWTTVEGRPFQVRQFRNRKGSVDPAALAADQIDDYARMTGALLARAHAHSVDPRLVAGYCGKNEELDEAVAGFAVLYADRTEADHAELVAAVRSGRIAAELGV; encoded by the coding sequence ATGGGTGAGGTCGAAACGGTTGTGCCGGTGCAGCGGTCGGCTTCCGGGGGTGTGCGGGTCCCGGAGATCGCGGGTTTCGCGGCGCGGGCGGCAGGAGGCGCCTCGGACTCGCCGAAGGTGACCGGAAAGGCACTGCGGGCCCGGGTGCCGCGCTCGTCGCACGACACGCTCATCATCGGAGCGGGGCGGCCGGACGCGGTGCAGGCTGTCGAGGAGTCCAGCCGGGACCGGGTGCCGGAGCTCGCCCCGATCCGGGTGGGACGGATGGCCGCGACGCCTTTCGCGTTTCTGCGCGGTTCGGCCGGGCTGATGGCGCATGACCTGGTCACGACCCCCGTCACCGGCGTCGTGGCGCAGATCTGCGGCGACGCCCACGCGGCGAACTTCGGGCTGTACGGGGACGTGCGCGGGCGCCTCGTCATCGATCTCAACGACTTCGACGAGACGGCCGCCGGGCCGTGGGAGTGGGATCTCAAGCGCCTCGCGGCCTCGATCGTGCTCGCCGGCCGTGAGGCGGGCGCCGATGAGGACACCTGCCGCAAGGCCGCGTTCGATGTGGCCGGGGCCTACCGGCGGACCATGCGGCTGCTCGCCAGGCTTCCGGTGCTCGACGCGTGGAACGCGATCGCGGACGAGGAGCTCGTCTCCCACACGGACGCGCGGGACCTGCTGGGCACGCTGGAGCGGGTCTCGGAGAAGGCCCGGAGCAACACGAGCGCCCGGTTCGCCGCCAAGTCGACCGAGGCGGGGCCGGACGGAGGACGCCGCTTCGTGGACGCACCGCCCGTGCTGCGCCGGGTGGCCGACGAGGAGGCGGCGGCCGTCGCCTCCTCGCTCGGGGAGTACCTCGAGACCCTCTCCGAGGACCGGCTGCCGCTGCTCGCCCGGTATGCCATCCACGATGTCGCCTTCCGTGTCGTGGGCACCGGCAGCGTGGGGACGCGGTCGTATGTGGTGCTGCTGATCGACCACCGTGGCGAGCCGCTCGTGCTCCAGGTGAAGGAGGCGCGTCCGTCGGCGCTGCTGCCGCATCTCGAGGCGGCGGGCTTCGAGGCGCCCGAGCCGGTGCACGAGGGGCGTCGGGTCGTGCTGGGGCAGAAGCGGATGCAGGTCGTCAGCGACATCCTGCTGGGCTGGACGACGGTGGAGGGCAGGCCCTTCCAGGTGCGGCAGTTCAGGAACCGCAAGGGCAGCGTGGACCCGGCGGCTCTTGCGGCCGACCAGATAGACGACTACGCCCGGATGACGGGCGCACTGCTCGCCAGGGCCCATGCACACAGCGTCGACCCGCGGCTGGTCGCGGGGTACTGCGGGAAGAACGAGGAGCTGGACGAGGCGGTGGCTGGCTTCGCCGTTCTCTACGCGGACCGGACCGAGGCGGACCACGCCGAGCTGGTGGCCGCGGTGCGCAGCGGCCGGATAGCCGCCGAGCTGGGGGTGTGA
- a CDS encoding rhodanese-like domain-containing protein, which translates to MNFAPLPSVDVVSVPADGLVLDVREDDEWAAGHVAGALHIPMSDFVARFGEVTEAVAEGGRAHVMCRVGGRSAQVTQYLVQQGIDAVNIDGGMQAWAAAGRPMVTEDGSPAHVL; encoded by the coding sequence ATGAATTTCGCTCCGCTGCCCTCGGTGGACGTCGTGTCCGTCCCGGCCGACGGTCTGGTGCTCGACGTCCGGGAGGACGACGAGTGGGCGGCCGGTCATGTCGCGGGTGCGCTGCACATTCCGATGAGCGACTTCGTGGCCCGCTTCGGTGAGGTCACCGAAGCCGTGGCCGAGGGTGGTCGCGCCCATGTGATGTGCCGGGTCGGCGGCCGCTCCGCCCAGGTCACCCAGTACCTGGTGCAGCAGGGCATCGACGCCGTCAACATCGACGGCGGGATGCAGGCGTGGGCCGCCGCGGGACGCCCGATGGTCACCGAGGACGGCAGCCCGGCGCACGTGCTCTGA